In the Balaenoptera acutorostrata chromosome 16, mBalAcu1.1, whole genome shotgun sequence genome, GATAATGGTACAATTTCAGGCACTGCAACATATTTGGGGACAGGTGGCCACCTGCTCTCTCCTTCCTGAGGCCAGCGCCTGACACAATGACCTATTGGGAGGCTGGCTCTTAGAAGTACCCTGCAGTCCTCTGTAGTGCTCAGAGCCCCCCATCCTACACACTGTGAGCTCAGCAAGGGCACGGGCAGCTTCTTTCCCAAGGAATTCACAGAACCTGGCACGGAACATGGGCTCAATAAATTCTTCTTGTTCACAACTGCCCTGCGCTGCCAGCCACGTGCTGCAGGAAAACACTACAGGCTTCAGCCAGCCTCAGCTCTGCTCTCATCCCACCACCTCGAGCTGTCCAACCCAGGGCATAGCAGCTACAGCCACGCCAATGTCTGTGGTTGCGTCTATAAAACAGAGTGAAGAGGTAAAGACTCCACGAAGTAAGGGGATGAGTACAGGCTGTGGCACATGGGAGGCCTCCACCATGACAGTTCCCGCCCCTAAAGACTCAGACAGTCCTTGCCACTTGGGGCCCCACGTCTCATGACAGGAATTTGTTGTATCTCAGCACTGCTGTGAAAATAAAGCCACCAAGAGGCCTGGGGGAAATCATGGCAGAGTTCTGAGGAGAGACTGAACAGAAGGTCAAGGGTTTTGACAGAAAAATCAGAATCCCTCTTACGCACAGTGTTGAAACTGTCCCAGAGTTCAGAGCCGGATGTGCAGATGTGGCTCTTGGAAATCAAGCCCTTAAAAACTAGCCCAGCTGCAGGGGGAAGGAAGCCCCCAGGCTGCAGTCCTGTGGTCTGCAGGCAGCCGAGAACAGAGACATGTCCATGGGTGCCAGTGGATCCAAAGGGCACAGGGCCCCTACTGTCCCTGGGGCTGAGTCCATGGGCCCAGGGCAGCTCCTGGGACCGCAGCTCGTTACTCAGGGGCTGCACTGGAGCAGCCGCAGCAGCTGGGGCACTGCAAGGACTGCATAACAGCTTGAAGTGGCCCCCTCCGGCCCTCCGCAGACAGGCTGTTCTCGCTGGCAGGGGCCCGCTGGAGCTGCTCAAACTGCATCTCCAGGTGCTTCTGGATGGCCAGGCCGAGTACCTCAGGGTCCACTGCAGCTCCATACACCTCCCATGTCATGCCCTCAGCATCCCATCGCACGTCCCGCACAGGGGATGGCACCTCCTCCAGGCTGGACCCCAGAGTTACCTCCGGGAATGTGTGCAGGGCCACAGGGGCCTCCAGAGGCGGGCTGGTGGCCACAGCTTTGCAGACTGCCTTGGGGGCCGCTTGCACACCAGCATCCTGGGCTGACAGAGGTGATGCCAAGATGGGGGCCAAGTCACTTGCTGAGGTCATGGTCCACATATCTTTGGTCCTGGCGCCAGCCTCCATAGCTAACCTGGTGGGACCCCAAGGGTACGCACAGCAGTGGGAATGCCCAGGAAGCCCCACAGGCAACCTACACTGGAATTTCACCCCATGCTGAGCCTGCAGCCCAGATTCACTCACTGATGCCACTAGTTTAGGAAAGGCCAGGATCCCTGGGGCAGGCAAGCCATGGCAGCAGCTGCTGGCCCCCACCTCCCTCATGCCACAGAGTAGGGCTGCTGGGGGCAGAGCATAGCAGGAGGTGGTGGCCGACTGCCCAGTGGCTTTGAGGCTGCTGCTGTGGGTCATTGTGCCCCCCAGGCCAGGTGGCGGCACCCACACCTGACTCTCCTCCAGTGTCCAGGCTGAGTTTGAAGTCCCATCCTCCAGAGCCAGGTCCCTTTCCAGGCCTGCGGGGGCTTGGCCACCCTGGCCAGAAGTGCTGCTGGGCTGCAGCTGAGCCCTATGGACAGGCGAGCTGCCCAGGGCCGAGCAGCTGAGGCTGGCCTTTCGGGCACTGCTGTGGCCCCAGGTCTGGGTGCTGCAGACCAGGTCTGAGTGGCTTCTCTGCACAGCGGCGGTGCTGGGGTCCCACAGGCAACACAGGTCACCACCGCCCACGGTAGACACGTTGCCCACAGTGCCGCTCCGCCAGTGACCCATGGCCCTGGGCTGTGGCCGGGGGCTGGAGGCCCGTGCCTGCTCCTCACGCTCAGCCTGGCGCCCTTCCTCCTCCGGGACCTCGGCACCCGTGCTGGCCTCGCCCGGCAGGCTGGAGGAGCTCCAGGAcaggggctgagggcagggactgaggGGTTCCTGGGCACCCAGCTCAGGGCGGCTGGATCTCATGGCTGcctgcaggagagagagagggagggagcggCGTTGAGTTGGGTGCAGCACTTCCGCTGGACTCTGCTGGGGGCCCACAGGGTGCAGGGCGCACTGAGGGGACAGCTTCAGTTGCAGCCTGCCTGACCAGTCAAAGCCACAAGCAAAACGATGACAGGAGACCAGACACTTCAAATCAAGGTCACCACACATTATACACAGGGATGACACTTCAAATACCTAAAAACCAGAACCGAGTGATCAGAACGAGCCCTAGGGTAAGGTCCTAGAGACCACCCAGAAGGCCAGCTGTTGACTCTTTACTGCTGGGTTATGGGGAAGGGGGGAGCCAGGGGAGAGGCCAAGCCTGCTGGGGACAATAGGTCTTAGCACAGAAGTATTGCAGTATTTTAATAACCAGTAAAGCTCAACTGGTGAGTACTAGCCGGGCTCCTCCCACAGCTGTCAGTATCTCTTTCACCTGGACTAGAGCATCCTTGGTACACAGTGCGGGGAGGGGGCTCAGAGAAGTTTCGTGGGACAAGCAAGAAATGAATACAGGGCACACTGAGAACCACCCTGGGTTCTCCCATGGCCCTCCCCATCTTCTCTGGCATAGCCTGGCTGAGCTGTCACGTCTCTGGGGATCAGTCTTGGCTGCCGTGAAGGGGAAGGGCTTTCCTGGCTTCCATCACAGGCTCCAAGGGTAGGAAGAGGCCCCCATATCAGCCCTCTACGCACAGGACTCACTCGGCATTTGCTCATTCCTCCCCCAGCCATctcctgagcacctactgcatgccaggctCTTGGAACTGGGCAACATGGAACTAGTTTAGATCAGCTGTGCCCCCCGCAGAATGGGGTCCAGTACAGGCCTCCCCCACTATCCGAAAGTACAGCATTCCTATGGAACCGTTCGTAAACCAAAATGGCGTAAAGCAAAGAAGCAACTACCTTTTCTTGTAAAATCCTCTTcggatttctttcctttattgaaAACCTGTACTAATTAATGTAGGTCTCTCATAAAAGTGAAGTGACATAAAGTGAACTTTTGAAAAGCAGGGGATACCTGTACCACCAATCAGACACCGCACACTTCCTGCCCCATTCCCTCCCTGCCATTCCTGTCCCTTCCTCTAGCCATAGACTCCTCCAGACCTGCCCACTGGCCCGTCTGCAGCCCAGAGTCAGCACCGGCCCCTTCAACCTTAGTGTCTCCTCCCGGGGAAGCTTTCCCCAATGGGACTGGCTCCATCTCTGGCTGAGCACTGTCTGGCCTGGATGGAAAAGTCTGGCCAACTGTGGGCCTCCCACCAGCCTGAAGCTGTCAAAGCCCGTGGCCTGTTCCACACTGTCTGTCCTAACACGTGGCTGGCACTCAGTGTCTGCCGTGTGTCTGACGGAGAGAACAAGCGAATACAAGAGTAAACCCATAGGGGAAAGGGCTGAGTGCCAAGAACGGGGTCTGAGGGAGGGCATTTCCAAGGCAGGAGAGCTCACTTTGCATGATGGATCAGAACTTCCTGGAGGACCAGCCATGTAGGTCGGGCCTGGAGCGAGAGGAGGGAGATGGTGCCCAGGGGGAAGGAACAAGGAACAGGGTGAGCAGAAAGCAGGAGGCATGTGTTCAGAGCACAACAAGGGGGCAGCAGGCTAGGGGCTGGGCAGGGACCCAAAGGGAGGGAGTGGGGTCAGGGCAtctgggccagcctggccccGGCCAAAGCTGTGAATTAGAAACTTTACTCTGAGACTCCCAGCCAGGCAGGACCAGCTGCAGAAACAGGGCAGGGATAGCAGGCAACAGCTGCAGTTTGGGCAACCCCAGTCCTGCCTTCCCAGCCTGGGCTGATAAGAACTGTCAAGAAACCAACCACCCTGGCCAGGTGAGCAAGGCCACCTGAAAGGGAATGTGGGAAGGGCTCTCGGGAACTCAGTTTCTGTATATTACAAACTTCTTGCTGTCCCAGAGCTCAGGAGATGGCTGGTGACTGTTCGAGCCAACGGTGAGGATGTTTCTAGGGCAGCTGTCCCCTGAGAGCTCCAGGCTTGCTATGAAGCCCAGTTCAGCACAACTTCCGGCAATGATGGAAGGATGCTGCTCTGTGCTATCCAATGCAGTAGGCACTggtcacatgtggctactgagcacttgacaTGTGGCTAGTGCGACTGAGAAACTGaaatctgattttatttaaatttaagtaattGAAATTTAAAGGGCCACATATGGTTAATGACGACCATACTGGACTGTGCAGCTATAGACATGGTCCCAGCCTGGGCAGGAGTATCCTGTCCTGGCTGCTCCTTGGGGCTGAAGCCAGACTGGTCCCTGGAAGAGTCAGGAAAAGGATGAGTAGGCAAGAGAGGACTatggcccaggcccagccctcaAGGAGTTCTAAGATGGACATATAAACAGAGAAGGGCGACAAAGCCAATAATCACAGTGATGATAATAAGAAAAACAGCTCCCAGTGCCCAATCACCCACTGTTTGCCAGGCGTGTGCCATCTCCTTTCCAGCACTGTCTCATTTAATAGTCCAAGCAACCTCATGACATATGTCATCTGAGACGTATGAGAGAGGTTTAGTGACCtgctcaagggcacacagctggtaagtggttaAGCCAGGAATTAAACCCAAGagtgtctgaggttctctgtgcTCCCTCTGAGCACTGTGCAGACCTCCATCCTAGACACCATCGCTCTCCactgtcattcctttttatttactgTTGCCGTGGCTCAACTGGAGTCCCAGAACCCGGTGCAGCGTCTGGCACTCCCAGGGGTGCCCACCACATGCCAGTGGAACAAGTGAATGAGTAGGAACAAAGCCTGGATGTCCATCCCACCCGACCTGCGTCTTAGCAGCTTCACAGGCTGCCCAGAGTCAAGAGGGCAGGAGGAGCACCTGCTGCGTGGGAAGGCTGTGGTCACACATAGCCCCTGGCAGGCAGACAATCACCGAGCCCCAAGACCAAGTATGCCAAGAAAGCCCTATCTGGACAGCCTACACAGCTTCTGGCTGAGCCTCACCTACCCTGGACCCTCCTCACAAATAGGTCCTTAAGGAGCCAGGCCAGGCCCTGGCCCCCCTAAGGAAAGGGTGGGACAAGGCTGGGGATACCCTCAGACTCCACCAGGAGCTGGTGAGAAGCCGTCAGTGACAAGGGTCCCGCTGTGCCTGCCTCACCAGATGGCTGTCTAGTGTCCAGGGTTGGTCATCACCCAGTGAGAGAACAGTGACCACAAAGacaccgggggtggggggaggatgttATATTTCTGTTGGTTCCCTTCCTCAGCCCATCTCCACAAACGGCAGGTGACAAAACTGAGACCTGGAGCAGCTCAGAAATGTCAAAGAACCCACAGCTGAACCCTAGCTGGCCTTCACAGCCCGAACGAGGAAAGGGCTTCGAGGGAAGTTACTCGAGTTATGCCAGGGAAAGGAGGTTTCCCACACACCCTACCACCAAGAAGAGGGGCCTCTCAGGAAGCAATGGAGCTGACCAAATGAACCTTGGAGCCAGAGGCAAGCAGGTGGGGCAAGGGGTCTGCTTCCAATCCAGGCTCTTCCCCTTCCTACATATGTGCACTCAGGTGGACCCCTAAccactttgagcctcagtttccccaatcTGCAAATCGGAAATAAATCCCCACCCTGCAGGGCTGTTGTGCAGACTGAACGTGATGGTATATGGACTGCCTGGAACAGTGATTGTTAGTAATCTTATCTTTCTTCCTCCCATCAGGAGTGACTTGTGCTCAAGGTATCATAGGACTagtactggggggtgggggggagcagaAAGATGGCTTTTAGGAAGCCATCGAGACACCCTATAGGTTAGCCTGGTCTCGCTTCTTAATCTTTCCTACCCATCCTTTCCTTTCATCCCATCCTAGGACCTAGTTACCAACAGTGTTCCCAATGTCTCCATCATCACTATGTTTCCAAGTCTATTTTAAACCTCAACTTTGAAGGATACCCATGCACACGCTCATACCTGCATGCATACGGACACACACAAGTTTGGAGTCTGCATTCTAAGTGCCCCAAATGGCATGTCCATCTGCCTTAAAAATCATGGAAAAGGCTCTGgtttcatgcaaaaaaaaaagaccctgggAAGATGTTTTAGCACAAGTTAAAGCACAAGCACAGAGGTATCCAAGATTCCTAGTGTTCTTTAGATGACACTTTAATGTTCTCTCTCCTGTCCCACTTGATGCCAGTCAAATTTGCAATGTGGCCAACTCCCTGTGGCCAAGGCAGCACTCTCCTGCTGCCTCAGTTCTGCTTGTCAGCAAGTGGAGGAGCAACCAGACTCACATGCAGCATTCAACCAATGTCATTTTGAGTAAAAAACTCCAGTTCTGCAAAAACTTCCAGAGAGGCCCAACCAAAGAGAATGCTAGGTTGACCTGGTCAGAGGTTCCAACTCCTGCTGTGTCGCCCTAGCGGAGGAGTCCAAGGCCTCTGGGGATGAGCCCAGGGGGATTACCAAGGCCAGTGCAAGCAGGCCCCATTGCAGACCACACCTGTGGCATCCATTTAGGTCCTCTCTTTTAAGGGACAGGCATTTGGATGATGACTTCTGCTTCCAGCAAAACCAAGACAGGAAAAAGCAAAGCTATGTGGTCAGGAGGGGAAACTGCTCATTATGTTGAGATGTGGATCTTTCCCctcagggagcagggagggataCACATCACCCAAATCCTTCATTGCATAGTGAGGGTGTGGCAACCTCCAGCAGGTGGTCTGATCCATCCCAGCAGCAAAAGAGGGACT is a window encoding:
- the GPRIN2 gene encoding G protein-regulated inducer of neurite outgrowth 2, whose amino-acid sequence is MRSSRPELGAQEPLSPCPQPLSWSSSSLPGEASTGAEVPEEEGRQAEREEQARASSPRPQPRAMGHWRSGTVGNVSTVGGGDLCCLWDPSTAAVQRSHSDLVCSTQTWGHSSARKASLSCSALGSSPVHRAQLQPSSTSGQGGQAPAGLERDLALEDGTSNSAWTLEESQVWVPPPGLGGTMTHSSSLKATGQSATTSCYALPPAALLCGMREVGASSCCHGLPAPGILAFPKLVASVSESGLQAQHGVKFQCRLPVGLPGHSHCCAYPWGPTRLAMEAGARTKDMWTMTSASDLAPILASPLSAQDAGVQAAPKAVCKAVATSPPLEAPVALHTFPEVTLGSSLEEVPSPVRDVRWDAEGMTWEVYGAAVDPEVLGLAIQKHLEMQFEQLQRAPASENSLSAEGRRGPLQAVMQSLQCPSCCGCSSAAPE